A single window of Nicotiana tomentosiformis chromosome 1, ASM39032v3, whole genome shotgun sequence DNA harbors:
- the LOC138909687 gene encoding uncharacterized protein — MDVRGAIQLLTQIVATQAQRQGTSVVDETGSSRSREFLNMKPPIFTGSKKDKDSQNFIHDVQKIFRAMHATDTEAAELAAYQLKDVANTWYETWKVSRGEDVASVTWKEFVDALLEHFLPIEVLEAKALEFERLKQNEMSVNEYYLKFVSLANYDTKMVRDMRTRVRRFVLGISDDLFADANIAAQNNDMTITKMVAFVQGNENRLKEEERLKREKDREVSKRAKSAGNFSHGGSQAGGNRQFFKKSKSGPAPSSASAPVQWSKFNKKNQNKVAGKTRI; from the coding sequence ATGGATGTTAGGGGAGCTATCCAGTTGCTTACCCAAATTGTTGCTACTCAGGCTCAAAGGCAGGGAACAAGTGTTGTTGATGAGACGGGTAGTTCCAGGTCCAGGGAATTCTTGAACATGAAACCTCCAATTTTCACAGGGTCCAAAAAGGATAAAGATTCGCAAAATTTCATTCATGATGTTCAAAAGATATTTCGAGCGATGCATGCTACAGACACTGAGGCAGCAGAGCTTGCTGCGTACCAGCTGAAGGATGTTGCTAACACTTGGTATGAAACATGGAAAGTGTCTCGTGGGGAAGATGTGGCTTCTGTGACTTGGAAGGAGTTTGTAGATGCGTTGCTTGAGCATTTTTTACCCATTGAGGTCTTGGAAGCTAAGGCTTTAGAGTTTGAGAGACTCAAACAGAATGAGATGAGTGTGAATGAGTACTACCTCAAGTTCGTCTCTCTGGCCAATTATGATACGAAAATGGTACGTGATATGAGGACCAGAGTTAGGCGGTTTGTGTTGGGGATTTCAGATGATTTGTTTGCTGATGCTAATATAGCTGCTCAGAACAATGACATGACCATTACCAAGATGGTTGCCTTTGTTCAAGGGAACGAAAACAGGTTGAAGGAAGAAGAGCGACTAAAGAGAGAGAAGGACCGGGAAGTTAGCAAGAGAGCTAAGTCTGCCGGAAATTTCAGCCATGGGGGATCTCAAGCAGGTGGCAATCGCCAGTTCTTCAAGAAATCAAAATCAGGACCTGCTCCATCTTCAGCTAGTGCACCAGTTCAGTGGTCCAAGTTTAACAAGAAAAACCAGAACAAAGTAGCAGGCAAAACCAGAATTTGA
- the LOC138909694 gene encoding uncharacterized protein, protein MPGNTGSSRNRLYVLAGRQDIEARGNVVTGMLTVFTFDVYALMDPGSTLSYVTPYLAKKFGIEPKKLYEPFEVSTPVGELVIARCIYRGCPIKVYHRLPVADLVELEMVDFDVIIGMEWLKSCYATVGCRTKIVSFEFPSEPVLEWKGDTVAPKDRFIST, encoded by the coding sequence ATGCCCGGTAATACGGGCAGTAGTCGAAATCGCTTGTATGTGCTAGCAGGCCGTCAAGATATAGAGGCTCGTGGAAATGTTGTCACAGGCATGCTAACAGTCTTCACCTTTGATGTTTATGCTCTTATGGATCCGGGGTCCACCCTATCTTATGTAACCCCATATCTTGCTAagaaatttgggatagaaccaaaaAAGTTATATGAACCCTTTGAAGTGTCCACTCCAGTTGGAGAATTAGTTATAGCTAGATGTATCTATAGGGGATGTCCAATCAAGGTGTATCATCGCCTTCCTGTAGCAGACTTAGTAGAATTGGAGATGGTAGACTTCGACGTAATCATAGGCATGGAATGGTTAAAGTCTTGTTACGCCACAGTGGGTTGTAGAACAAAAATAGTAAGTTTTGAATTTCCTAGTGAGCCAGTCTTAGAATGGAAGGGGGATACAGTAGCACCTAAGGATAGGTTTATTTCTACCTAA